The DNA sequence GAGATGTCTGTAAAAAGATCGAATCAGGCGATGTGGATATTATCATAGGCACTCATGCGTTAATTCAGGAAGGCGTTGAGTTTAAAAAGCTCGGATTTGTTGTAATAGACGAACAGCATCGTTTCGGGGTAGTTCAGAGGGCAACACTTCGTGGAAAGGGGATAAATCCGGATGTCCTGGTGATGACGGCTACCCCCATTCCAAGAAGCCTTGCAATGACGGTTTACGGTGACCTCGATATTTCCGTCATAGACGAAATGCCGCCGGGCAAAAAACCGATTCGTACAAAGGTATTCTATGAAAAATCCCGCGACAAGGTCTACGAAACAATAGACAAGGAACTGAAAAAGGGAAATCAGACCTTTGTAGTCTATCCCCTGGTTGAAGAATCGGAAACTCTTGATCTGAAAGATGCGACCCGTATGGCCGAACATCTTCAAAAAGAGATATTTCCGGAGTACCGGGTAGGACTGATACATGGAAGGATGAAGGGGACCGAAAAGGACGAAATAATGACCGATTTTTCAGAGGGAACAATTGATATCCTTGTCTCCACCACGGTGATAGAAGTAGGCATAGATATCCCCCAGGCATCTCTTATGGTTGTAGAACATGCGGAACGATTCGGCCTGTCTCAGCTCCACCAGCTGAGGGGCAGGGTAGGGCGGAGCGACATTCCTTCGTACTGTATTCTGCTTGCCGGTTACGCCAGGTCCGATACGGCAAGGAAAAGGCTCCGTATTATGGAAGAGACAAACGACGGCTTCAGGATAGCGGAAGAGGACCTTGCCATACGGGGGCCCGGCGAATTTATGGGGACAAGGCAATCGGGACTTCCTGACTTCAGGGTAGCCAATATACTACGTGACGGAAGAATATTGAACGAGGCAAGAAGAGAGGCATTTTCGGTGGTCGAAGATGATCCCTTCCTGGAAAAGCCCGGGCATTCAATCCTGAAAGAAGTGCTCCTGAAAAGATGGGAAGGGAGACTCGATCTGGCAAAAACCGGCTGAAAAAAGGAGAAACAATGTCAGATATGTTTGAAATTAACGTAAAAACACAATTTGCCGCCGCCCACTCACTCAGGGGCTACCCGGGTGATTGTGCCGGAATACACGGCCACAACTGGAACGTAGAAGTTTTTATCAGGTGCAGGGAACTGGATGAAATCGGGATAGGGATCGATTTCAGGGATGTCAAGCAGGTCGTCGGGGATGTGCTCCAAGGCCTTGACCATTGTCACCTGAACGAATTTCCGGCATTCGTGGAAATTAACCCGACATCCGAAAACATTGCCAGATTTTTATATTACGAGTTAGGCAAAAAGCTCAATTCGGACAATGTAGAGGTTTCAAAGGTAATGGTCTCGGAAACACCAAATACCGGCGCCTCTTACTGGGAGGAATAATTGTCTCTAAAAATCAATGAAATTTTCTACGGTATCCAGGGCGAATCGTCCTATGCCGGCCGGCCGTGTGTCTTTGTCAGGCTGACCGGCTGTAACCTCAGGTGCTCCTACTGTGACACCCAGTATGCGTACAGTGAAGGAGAGGAGATGCAGATCGATGAGATCATCGGCAGGGTCTCGTCGTACCGGTGCAGCCTCGTTGAAGTTACCGGCGGGGAGCCACTGATACAGGAAGAAACCCCCAACCTCATACACAGATTACTCGAAGAAGGTTTTGAAGTTTTACTGGAAACCAACGGCAGCCGGGACATCAGTAAAATTGACGGGCGCTGTATAAGAATCATCGATATCAAATGCCCTTCGAGCGGTGAGGAGAAGAGGAGCGACCCGGAAAACCTGAAACGGTTAAGAGAAAAAGATGAGATAAAGTTTGTCATCGGGGACAGGACAGACTATGAATATGCGAAAAACAT is a window from the Syntrophales bacterium genome containing:
- the queD gene encoding 6-carboxytetrahydropterin synthase QueD, whose translation is MSDMFEINVKTQFAAAHSLRGYPGDCAGIHGHNWNVEVFIRCRELDEIGIGIDFRDVKQVVGDVLQGLDHCHLNEFPAFVEINPTSENIARFLYYELGKKLNSDNVEVSKVMVSETPNTGASYWEE
- a CDS encoding radical SAM protein; translation: MSLKINEIFYGIQGESSYAGRPCVFVRLTGCNLRCSYCDTQYAYSEGEEMQIDEIIGRVSSYRCSLVEVTGGEPLIQEETPNLIHRLLEEGFEVLLETNGSRDISKIDGRCIRIIDIKCPSSGEEKRSDPENLKRLREKDEIKFVIGDRTDYEYAKNILDTINLDSPVKNTIHFSNVFGQMHPRTLAQWILEDNLNVRLHVQLHKFIWGPEQRGV